One genomic region from Quercus robur chromosome 4, dhQueRobu3.1, whole genome shotgun sequence encodes:
- the LOC126721377 gene encoding cysteine-rich receptor-like protein kinase 10, which produces MNPKISDFGMARIFKQNEVEANTNRIVGTYGYMSPEYAMEGVFSIKSDVYNFGVLMLEIAWDLWQEGKGLELVDLTMRESCVEYQVLRFIHVSLLCVQDGAIDHPTMSDMLSMLTNESTQLPLPKKPAFSIGRKSIVANIPNEEPEVYTANDLSITDMDP; this is translated from the exons ATGAATCCAAAGATTTCTGATTTTGGCATGGCAAGAATTTTCAAGCAAAATGAAGTGGAAGCAAATACTAATAGAATTGTTGGGACATA CGGTTACATGTCCCCCGAATATGCTATGGAGGGTGTGTTCTCTATAAAATCAGATGTTTATAACTTCGGAGTTTTAATGCTTGAAATC GCATGGGATTTATGGCAAGAAGGTAAAGGGCTAGAGTTAGTTGATCTGACAATGAGGGAGTCATGTGTCGAATATCAAGTACTGAGATTCATTCACGTTAGTCTCTTATGCGTGCAAGATGGTGCAATTGATCACCCTACCATGTCAGATATGCTATCTATGTTGACAAATGAAAGTACACAATTACCTTTACCTAAAAAACCAGCTTTTTCTATTGGAAGGAAATCAATTGTGGCAAATATTCCTAACGAAGAACCTGAAGTTTATACGGCGAACGACTTGTCCATTACTGATATGGATCCCTGA